In Arthrobacter sp. MN05-02, the genomic stretch GTGCCCTGCAGGCTGGTCGGGACGTCGAAGACGAGCCGCGATCCGTCGAAGTATTCAGTCAGTTCCCGGGTGGCCGTACCGAGGAGATCGGCTGTCGCAGCCGGAGGGACCGCTGCCGGCCCTGCGTCCTCGGGAGTGGTGCCCTGCTCCCCGACCGCCTGTCCGAGGAGCCCGGGGTCCGGTGGTGGATGGTGTTCGCCGTGATAGACGCCGACGACTGCCGACCGATGGGCGACGACGCGCAGCGGTCCGACCGGTGACGGCAGTTCGACGAAGAATCGTTCGTCCTCGGAGTGCTGGTCGATGGTGGTCATAGAGGTTCTCCCTGGTGTCCCGGTGGGTGCGGCCGTTCGTGTCGTCCGGCC encodes the following:
- a CDS encoding methylated-DNA--protein-cysteine methyltransferase; translation: MTTIDQHSEDERFFVELPSPVGPLRVVAHRSAVVGVYHGEHHPPPDPGLLGQAVGEQGTTPEDAGPAAVPPAATADLLGTATRELTEYFDGSRLVFDVPTSLQGTPFQLSVWTALARIPYGERRSYRDIAAYLGNPRMGRAIGAAVRVNPLSIIVPGHRVVSTTGAVVGYAAGPEAKTALLDLETVVSGKLFMEG